ACAACTACTGGCCCCGCATCGAGGTCGGAATTAAAGTCTTTGAAGAATTCATTCAGGTCGACATCCAGTGCATTAATGATATTAATCAATACCAGTAACGAAGGTATTGTTCGATTGTTTTCAATCTGTGATATCAGCCCTTTACTTACACCAGCTTTATCAGCAACCTCCTGTATCGTTATCCCCTTCTCCTTGCGGATTTCTTTTATTTTATAACTTATCTTAAATATTGTATTATCTTCCATAATTGGGGTCAAAAATAAACATTATTTTCGCGGTTGGTATGTTAAGTTTTTGTCACTTAATTAATCCACTCGTTACCATTGAATCACTAATCCAATGGTAAATAGCGCACACGCTATATTAATAGGTGGTAACCACAGTTTGGTTATTGATAAACTTTAACCCAGTCCACCCGCATTTCGACAGGTAATTGTTTTGGATCCACTTTTCCCACCCAACTGCCACCAAGCTGTTGGTCTATCAACAGGTAAAAAGGTTGATCATAAGGCCACTGGGATGCATCAACACCACTTATTCGCGGATAAGTGAATGTATCCACGCCATTGAGCTGAAATACAATTCGATCTGGATACCAGCTAATGCCATAGACATTATATGCTCCAGCATTGACTTTTGCCGTGCCTGAATGCTTGGGATTATCCTTTTGTCCCAAATTCAAGGTGTAATGCGAATGGGTTGTCTGATAAATAATATCATCAAAATTGAGGTGCTCCATGATATCAATTTCACCATTTCGAGGGTATTGACCATATTTATCCAACTCCGCAAGCATCCACATTGCCGGCCAGGATCCTTGAGCACTCCCCAGCTTCGCCCTTATTTCAATACGCCCGTATTGAAAGGCAAATTTCCCCTTACTCCATATTCCTCCGGTCAGGAAGGGTTTATCGTTCTTCTGCCGATCAGTGTTATTGATACCTTTCAAAATCAATTCCCCTTTCTCCCAACCAAAACAGGCATCATCCAAACTCATGTGCCGGTTCCAGTCTGCCCCGCCAGCAGGAATCCGGGTCCACTTGGTCGTATCCAACTTGGGTGAATTAAAATTCTCTTCCCATACGAGTTTCCATTTCTTCGTTTCTCGTCCTGGATTCTGTAGGTATACCTGTGGATTTTCCTTCGGATTGTGATGAACACTACAAGCTGATATAAGGATATAAAACAGGCCTGCGCCTAAGATTCGCTTCATTTAGATTAATTATTTTCTATAGTCAATACAAAACTACCCAATTTATTGATAGCGTATTAAATATAAGCCCTTTTTTAAAAAGGAACTAGAATTAATAAAAAAATAGTCTTGGTTAAAACATCGGATGTTCATTTGCAGACTCTTTTGGTACATCTTGTTGTGCATCCCAATGTTCAACAATCTTTCCATTTTCCAACCGGAAGATATCTATTGTAGACTTGAGACTCCCATCAGGCTTTTTATTCTTAATATGGATAAATACCAGATCACCATCCGAAGCAATACGCTGCACATCGATTGTGGTTTTCGGCAGCCCCTCAAACCACTTTGCAGCTGCGGCTTTAAATGCGGCTGCGCCATCGGCTACTTCAGGATTATGCTGGATATATTCCGGCGCAATATATTTGTCCACTGCCGACAGATCCTTATCACCGAACATCTGCTGATAGAAGTCCAATACGATCCGCTTATTCTCTTTATTGATGTCTAACTGGGTCTGATCCTTTTCCCCGGATTTATCATGCAGACTTTTTTGTTGGCATCCAGTAAATAGGAGACATAGTAGTGCCGCCAGTATAGTAAAATTCATGTTTTTTTTCATTGCTTTCAAACCGCTATTTTGTATAAAAAAGAACTTATGACCAACTCTCCCCTCCTTTATGAGTTAATAGGTAAACAACATTTAGCGCAGTATTTTGTTTTAAACAACAACCTTTATGAATTCTTAAAAATAAAAAAGATGGCATGATAATTGAAAATATCTCATTGGTATAATATTCAGAAATATACATTTCATAAATTTAGGTTAATAATTGGTTAGGTTAAAAACACCTGAAGTCCCCAACTTCAGGTGTTTTTTTTGCCTAAAGACCTCTCCTTTTTAAAAGTTACCAACAAACTAAAACAAAAAGTTCATTTCCTGTTTTTATTAATCTAGTTCAATGATTTTTTTTGTTAGCTGCCGTAATTTTACATCAGTTAAGAAAATAAAAAACAACAACCATGGACAATAACATATTAGGACTGCATCATATCACAGCGATAGCTGATAACGCAAAACGGAATCTTGATTTTTACACCGGGGTACTGGGGCTTCGTTTGGTAAAGAAAACCGTTAATTTTGACGACCCCGGCACCTATCATTTTTACTTCGGTAATGAGCAGGGAGATCCAGGTACTATACTTACCTTTTTCCCTTGGGAAGGTATTGGTAAAGGTACACAGGGCGCAGGTATGGCTACACATATTGGTTACGCTGTCCCTGAAGGAAGTCTGGGCTTCTGGAAAAACAGATTAAAAGAACATCAGGTTGCGTTTCAGGAAGACGAAATTTTTGGAGAGAAACTGATTTCATTCACAGATCCTGATGGATTACAAATACAATTTATTGAGCCTTCGACCAAGGATAATAGAAGTGTATGGACTACAGCGGAAATAAAGGACGAAAACGCATTAAAGGGTTTTCATAATATTACACTTTCTCTGAAGGAAGCTGATCCCACATTACGGGTTTTGACAGATATCTTGGGATACACTGTACAAGGACAAGAAAACGGACGTTATAGATTGTCTACCGACAGTATCGAAACAGCTAATATTGTGGACATTCTTGCGGATCCCAATTTGTCTTTTGGTCGCAATGCCGCTGGCACCAATCATCATGTCGCCTTTCGTGTAAAAGATGATAATATCTTGATGGACTACCGCGAAAAAGTACTTTCGGCAGGTTTGGATATAACACCGAAGATTAATCGGGACTACTTTTTCTCACTTTACTTCCGTGAACCGGGCGGTGTCTTGTTTGAGATCGCAACAGACAATCCCGGATTTACCATAGACGAACCTTTGGAAAGTCTAGGGACAGCACTCAAGCTGCCAAAACAATACGAGAACCATCGGTCAGAGATCGAAGCATCGTTACCAAAAATAGATTAGGATCAACGTAAGTAATTAAGTACTATTAAATACAGTAAAACTATGGAAAGAACAGAAATTGTACTGGACAAGAATCAGCGTGGCGAGCTTCAATTGTTCTCCGATGAAACAAAAGCTGGCCTAATGAGTATAGCCATCATTGATGGAAAATTGGTTGTTTACCACACAGAAGTTGACGAAGCCTTTGAAGGTAGAGGATTCGCAAAAATTCTGTTGGAAAAACTGGTCTCTTATGCTCGGGAAAATACCATGAAGATTGTCCCACTATGTCCTTATGTAAATGCGCAATTCCATCGTCATCCCGACATCTATGACGATGTATGGTTTAAGAAAACAGTATAGGAAAAACTATAATGAGTCACTCAAGTAATATTAAAACAGCTGGACACAGTTTAGAAAACACAGAAAAAGCATTGATCATGATTCATGGCCGTGGCGGGAATGCAACGGATATCCTGAGCATGTCTGCTTATCTGAATGTGGGGGATTACGCACTATTGGCACCGCAGGCCGACAATTACACCTGGTATCCACATTCATTTATGGCACCTGAGCAAAGTAATGAACCCTGGTTAAGTTCGGCAATTCAAGTCATTGAAAATACGATACAACTTGCTTTGGATAAGGGGATCAAGACTGAAAACCTCTATTTCTTCGGATTCTCTCAAGGAGCTTGCCTTACACTTGAATTTCTGGCACAACATGCCAAACGTTATGGTGGCGCTGTCGCTATTATTGGCGGACTTATTGGCGAAGAGATAGATTTAAGCAAGTATAGCGGAGATTTTATGCAAACACCGATATTTATCGGTACAAGTGATCCAGATTTTCATGTTCCGCTGGAACGCGTCAATGCTACGGTGAAAATTTTGGAGGCCCAAAATGCGAATGTTAAACTAGCCGTTTATCCAAATTTCGGTCATTCCATTAATCAGGAAGAGATTACGATTGCCAACCAGTTTATCTTTCGTTAGGCGTCCGCAAAAGCTGCACAATCAATAGTAAGGCTATCAGTTAGCCCCTTGACGGAAAAGCGATGTATATGCTGACTTTGAGCTGCGTTAATTTTGACAGCTCAAAGTCAGCATATTTTTTTTAAAGCCATCGGATCTCGATTGGTTGCGGCTTCGATAGCAGGTCTTATCACCAGCTATCAAACCTTGGGGTATTTATACCCATTATGATATACTGAGGCTAGATATTTATTTGCCTTTTCGTCATTAAAATGCTGTTTTTCCTTATTCCAGTAGAGCTTCTGCCCGGTTCTATAGGCAATATTCCCCATCTGCGAAAAAATAGCAATATGTGCACCGGCTTCTAGCGGGGCATGCAGCAGCTGTGGATTTTTTTGTCGAATAGCATCCACGAAGTTTGCCATATGTTTCTCCAGGCCATTGTCAACGGATGGTCGCAATGCAATGGCCTCCATCCTTCCCTTCTCGGGTATGACTTCCCAGCCGTTACGGTTTAAGACTAAGGTTCCATTATTTCCAATAAAGGCAACACCATGATTACGGTTGTAAGGTCCTAAATCTATTCCTTTGGCATGTTCCCACTGGATATTGAAGTTGTCAAACTCGTAGACCGCAGTCATGGTATCTGGTGTTTCCCCCGCATCATCCGGGAAGGCAAATTTTCCACCCGAAGCCATAACGGATTTTGGATCAGAGACTTTCATGCCCAGCAAAGCATAATCGAGCATATGTACGCCCCAGTCTGTCATCAGACCGCCTGCATAATCCCAAAACCACCTGAAATTAAAATGAAAATGATTGCTATTAAAAGGTCTTTTTGTAGCTGGACCCAACCAGTCCATGTAATGTACTCCCGCAGGAATAGGTTCATCCGGTTGAATAGGAATACTGTTTTTCCAGCCCAGGTATGACCAGGCCTTTACCAAACGTATTTTCCCAAGCTTACCTGAATGTACAAAATCAATCGCATCTTTAAAATGCTGTTGGCTCCGCTGCCATTGACCTACCTGAACTATTGCATTACTTTTCTTTGCAGCCGCTAGCATGAGCTGGCATTCCTGAATAGAATTACCGATAGGCTTTTCGATATAAACGTGCTTCCCCGCCTTCACTGCATCTATCATTTGTAGGCAATGCCAATGATCAGGCGTTCCGATAATCACCGCATCCACATCCGAACTGCTCAACATCTTTTTATAGTCAACATAGCTGGACACTTTGATATTTCTCTCCTGAAGTTCTTTCACCCTTTTGTTCAAGATATTTTCATCAACATCACAAAGTGCAGTACAGATTACCCCTTGTTGCTTTAACAAAGCATTCAGGTCAGACCAGCCCATACCATTAACACCGATCACCCCTACTCGAATTGGCTGCTCAAACAGACCGGATGCCTGACTTTTACCTATGAATGATGCTGCGGCTAAAATACTGGAAGTCCGGATAAAGTCTTTTCTATTCATCATATGTTGGTTTATATGCTTTTGGTTTAAGTTTTCGATGAAAATACAAAATTCAATTTAAGCCCTTACCAAAATCATTGTAAAATATATATCGACATTAACACCAATCAAGATGATCATCACAGCAGAGGATCTGCTACTCGTTCGTATTTCTATTGATTCCTGATACGCATCCAGATTCATCTGTTACAGAGCCACATTAAAGACACTTCACTAACTGGCTTTCAACATGATAGAAAAACAGACCCTATACGCTTTGAGGGCTGATTATCATTAAATAAATGTTAAGAAAGAAAAAAAACTTTGTTATTTCAACGAAAAATAAAAGATTAATCATTTATTATCCCTACCTTGCAGGACTTAATTAAAAATAATGAATACAGGTAAAATTAAATTTTTCAATGAAACTAAAGGTTTTGGTTTTATTACACCAGAGGATGGTAGCGCAGACGTTTTCGTACACGTTTCTGCTCTTAAGAACCAAGTATCTGAAGGCGACGTTGTAACTTATGATGTAGAAAGAACTCCAAAAGGAATCAACGCTACAAACGTAAAATTGGCGTAATCCAAAAAATACACTTTCTTGTTAATGGGGTAATTCATAATGATTTATCCCATTTCTTTTTCGTATTCTTCCCTTGTTATTTTCAATACACTTATTCATATTCAGGCGACACAACGATGCCCCTAATCAATCATTGAATAGGATTGAGACAACATAAAGGGTTTTAGTTTAAGCTTATTTTCCTAGTTATATTTTAATGGAATTCAAACAACTCAATTTAATTTCTCCTCTTCTCAAAGCAATCTCAGAAACAGGATATACAACACCCACTGCAATCCAACAAAAAGCTATCCCCGTTATATTAAGCGGTCAGGATCTTATTGGTTGCGCACAAACGGGTACCGGAAAGACGGCAGCCTTCGCTTTACCTTTGCTACAGCGTTTGTCTGAGCACAATGGACATGGTAAAACGATGCCTATCCGCGCCTTAATCCTCACACCAACACGTGAACTTGCAATACAGATCGGTGAGAATATAAATTTATATCGCAAACATCTTAAACTAAATTATTGCACCATTTTTGGCGGCGTCAATCAAGACAGACAAGTCAAAGAAATAAAAAAAGGTGTGGATATTTTAGTTGCTACACCGGGTCGTCTATTGGACCTGATGAATCAGAAATTGGTTTTTCTGGATAAAATTGAAGTCTTGATCCTTGATGAAGCTGACAATATGCTCGACATGGGCTTCATCCACGATATCAAAAAGATCTTGGCGAAAGTACCAGAGAAAAGACAGACCCTGTTTTTCTCAGCAACGATGCCACCCAATATCCGCAAATTTGCGCATGGTATACTCCACAAGCCTGTTGAAGTAGACGTAACTCCAGTGAGTTCAACTGCTGAAAAAGTAAATCAATCGGTTTATTTTATAGAGAAAAAAGAGAAAATAAAACTACTCACAAACCTGCTTAAGCAATTTAAGCAAGACCGTACGATTGTATTTTCCCGTACAAAACATGGGGCGGATAAAATTGTTAAATTATTAGCAAAGAATGGCCTTCGTGCTGCAGCAATTCACGGTAATAAATCACAAAATGCAAGACAAAAGGCATTGGGTGAATTTAAGGAAAACCGTCTAAAAATTCTGATCGCTACCGATATCGCCGCACGCGGAATAGATATTGAACAGTTACCTATGGTCATCAATTACGACCTACCGAATGTACCAGAAACCTACGTACACCGCATTGGTCGGACAGGTAGAGCGGGTTTAGAGGGTAATGCCATCTCCTTCTGTGATGTGGAAGAAAGACCTTATTTAAGTGATATTGAAAAATTGATCGGATTAAAAATCAAAGTGAATAAGGTAGGGAAATAACTTCCAGCCTTATTATATACAAAACGCGCCGCAACTAAATAGTTGCGGCGCGTTTTGTATAATCCTTTATTTTTTTCGGTCTGCAAGCAGCAAAGTGGATGGTGTAAGATGGAGCCAGTCCATCTTTTTATTGACAATTTTATGCCAGCAAGGCAAACTAATGAGCATCAGATCTTGCTGCGCCCATAAGTCACCATCAAGATTCTTCTCCTCCATTATCGTCAAATGATTGGGTACAAGTTGCTCCAGGTGTCTTAATTTCTCCCGAAAGCTTTCATGTGTACGTAAGATGTGATCAAAATCCCATACCATCACCTGGGCGTCCGAATGGTGAATTAATCGCTGTATGACTGCGCAGAGGAATTCATCATTTTTCAATAGTATCGGAACAATAATACGACGGGCCTTGACAAAGTTTTTGTCAATCAAAATTCCCACCATCGCATTGACTTTGGCATTGATCTGTTGATTTCTGTCAAAGGTAGCAAACGGTGATTCGGCATTTGTGACCGTATGAAACAATTTCTCTGGATTGATAATGCGTGAGGTGAAATCTAGGAAGCGTCCCAAAAGACTACCTTCATAGATGGATTCACTGACACCCAACAACAGCAGATCTTGACTTTGTTCATTTGAGGTCTGCACGATTTCACTGTCAATGTCACTGGAAATTTTGAAAATCGTCTGAATAGGTTGCTCCAAATCCTGTGCAACCCGCTTTATTTCCCGAAAACTATCCTGCTCCTGGGTTTCTACTTCATAATGATGAAGCTCATTGGACGGTTCGATATGCAATGCCGTAATTTCCGCCGTATTTTTTGATTTTAATGTAAGCGCATCTGCGAGATGAAGCAATGAAATCCCGGTATTGCTTTTGGCAAATGACAGGAGGATTTTAAATTTCGATTTATTCTGGATTTCTTCCTGTAACGAACGTTTCTTGGGACGGTATAGATAATTGATCAAGTCCAACGAAGGACCGGTCATAAAGGTGGTGATCAATGCCATCACAACCATCATAGAGAATAACTCAGCACTTAATACACCGAGATCGTAACCGATGTTCAATACAATCAGTTCCATCAGTCCCCTGGTATTCATCAATGCACCTATACTCAAGCTATCCTTCCAGCTTTGTCCGACAAAGCGGGCGGCCAATGCGCTACCGACAAACTTCCCGATTACGGCAACCAAAATAATCGCAATGGTGATCATCCATAGTTGTGGATCATTCAATAGACCGATCTGTGTACGCAACCCTGTGTACACGAAAAATAACGGTAATAACAATAAGGTGGATACATCTTCGATTTTTTCGATAAACGCTGTACGGAAACGGCTGCTTTCGGGCATAATCGCTCCGGCCATAAAAGCACCAAACAAAGCATGTATGCCGATTACTTCGGTTGCGTAAGCAGACAATAAAAGGACGATAAAAAATATCGCAACAACAGGTTTGTTCAGTCCCTCACGCGTTCCCTTCACCTCCCCCACGCGCATCAGAAAGGGCCGTACAATTTTGATCATCAGCAGCACATAAGCAATAGCAAGCGCGATCGTATACAAAGCACTCGCAAAATCGCCGGCCTTCACAATCGCAATCACCACAGCCAAAATACACCAGGCTGTAATATCATCGGCTGCAGCGCAGGTAATGACCATCGACCCAAGTTTACTTTTCTGCAGTCCGCGCTCCTGTACGATCCTTGCCAGGACCGGAAAAGCAGTAATGCTCATCGAAATACCGATAAACAAACTATAGGACAAAAACTCCACATTTGCTGGTGGATGATACGAGTATAAAAAGTAGGCTAAGGAAATTCCCAATGTAAACGGTATAACGATGCTCGCGTGTGAAATCACCACAGCATCGTGTGCTTTATTTCGCAGCACATTAAGGTCCAGCTCCATTCCGATGATAAACATAAATAAGATTAAGCCGATCTGGCTCAGAAACTGTAGGTTGCTCAGGGATTCAACAGGAAACAGCGTATGGGAGAATTCAGGAAAATAAAGCCCCAATAAGGAAGGCCCCAATATAATACCGGCAAGCATTTCACCTATCACAACTGGTTGCTTAATCTTGATGCATATCCACCCCATTATCCGGGCAGCAATAATGATCGTCACAATCTGTGCTAGCAATATAGCCAATGGATGTTGAAGACTATGTAATAAGGTCGATTTAAAATCCTGCCAAGCACCCTGACTTATCTTATCGCCACGGAGCATCTCCTGGCTTTGCAATTGTGCTCCCAAATGGATAACCCAGTACATCACTACCAGCAGTGTACCAATTAAGGTCACATAAAAAATCGTATTCTTGTATTTCTTCATCTTTTTCGCTTTAAATAACATTAGGTGATAACAGCATGTAAAAGTCTATCCCAAAGTCGTCAATGCATCACTTTTGGGAAGATAACTACAACAAAAATAGAATTCTACATGAGTTTTAAACCTTAGCAGGCAGGAAGAACAGGAAAATATGTAATGAACTCCTCTAATTTTGTAATCAAGCAAATTTTTCGAGGAATGATTTTTTATAAGACTCCCCCAAGCTAAAAAGAATAGCTGCATCCTGCTCATCGACCAGACTGCTGGTGATCACATCAGCTGAAAAGAATTTCACAATTTTCAGCGCGATAATTTCCTTTTTGTTGATACGGATAAAATCCTGTTCCGGCAACAGCGTGAGCAACCTATCGAAGCTGATATTTTTCAATAAAATGGTAGATCCATCCCCGAGGAATACCGTCTTGTCACGGCTATCGACTTCTGCAATCTGGATGTAGTCAATCTGACTGAAGTAAAGTATTGCCTTACCCTTATTGGTATTGAATTGAGCAAAGGGAGAAGACTCCGCTGGCCGGCTATTGATGACCTGTGCTACTTTCAATACCGCTTGCTGTAAACGTGACAGCGATATTGGCTTACGCATGTAATCCACCGCATTGATATCAAAAGCATCGCTGGCATATTGTTTATAGGCCGTGGAGAAAACGATGGGATAGTCTTCCAATTCCTTAGCAACATCAAAGCCATTAAACTGAGGCATTTCAATATCCAAAATACAGAAATCAAAGTTTAAACTTTTATACTCTTTAAGTAAAACGACTGGATCATTAAATGCTTTAACCACTTCCAGATCCGG
The window above is part of the Sphingobacterium sp. ML3W genome. Proteins encoded here:
- a CDS encoding response regulator, which encodes MRIEKTLKCILLDDELPSLRFLKMLCEQIPDLEVVKAFNDPVVLLKEYKSLNFDFCILDIEMPQFNGFDVAKELEDYPIVFSTAYKQYASDAFDINAVDYMRKPISLSRLQQAVLKVAQVINSRPAESSPFAQFNTNKGKAILYFSQIDYIQIAEVDSRDKTVFLGDGSTILLKNISFDRLLTLLPEQDFIRINKKEIIALKIVKFFSADVITSSLVDEQDAAILFSLGESYKKSFLEKFA
- a CDS encoding glycoside hydrolase family 16 protein yields the protein MKRILGAGLFYILISACSVHHNPKENPQVYLQNPGRETKKWKLVWEENFNSPKLDTTKWTRIPAGGADWNRHMSLDDACFGWEKGELILKGINNTDRQKNDKPFLTGGIWSKGKFAFQYGRIEIRAKLGSAQGSWPAMWMLAELDKYGQYPRNGEIDIMEHLNFDDIIYQTTHSHYTLNLGQKDNPKHSGTAKVNAGAYNVYGISWYPDRIVFQLNGVDTFTYPRISGVDASQWPYDQPFYLLIDQQLGGSWVGKVDPKQLPVEMRVDWVKVYQ
- a CDS encoding cold shock domain-containing protein — encoded protein: MNTGKIKFFNETKGFGFITPEDGSADVFVHVSALKNQVSEGDVVTYDVERTPKGINATNVKLA
- a CDS encoding dienelactone hydrolase family protein, with the protein product MSHSSNIKTAGHSLENTEKALIMIHGRGGNATDILSMSAYLNVGDYALLAPQADNYTWYPHSFMAPEQSNEPWLSSAIQVIENTIQLALDKGIKTENLYFFGFSQGACLTLEFLAQHAKRYGGAVAIIGGLIGEEIDLSKYSGDFMQTPIFIGTSDPDFHVPLERVNATVKILEAQNANVKLAVYPNFGHSINQEEITIANQFIFR
- a CDS encoding cation:proton antiporter; protein product: MKKYKNTIFYVTLIGTLLVVMYWVIHLGAQLQSQEMLRGDKISQGAWQDFKSTLLHSLQHPLAILLAQIVTIIIAARIMGWICIKIKQPVVIGEMLAGIILGPSLLGLYFPEFSHTLFPVESLSNLQFLSQIGLILFMFIIGMELDLNVLRNKAHDAVVISHASIVIPFTLGISLAYFLYSYHPPANVEFLSYSLFIGISMSITAFPVLARIVQERGLQKSKLGSMVITCAAADDITAWCILAVVIAIVKAGDFASALYTIALAIAYVLLMIKIVRPFLMRVGEVKGTREGLNKPVVAIFFIVLLLSAYATEVIGIHALFGAFMAGAIMPESSRFRTAFIEKIEDVSTLLLLPLFFVYTGLRTQIGLLNDPQLWMITIAIILVAVIGKFVGSALAARFVGQSWKDSLSIGALMNTRGLMELIVLNIGYDLGVLSAELFSMMVVMALITTFMTGPSLDLINYLYRPKKRSLQEEIQNKSKFKILLSFAKSNTGISLLHLADALTLKSKNTAEITALHIEPSNELHHYEVETQEQDSFREIKRVAQDLEQPIQTIFKISSDIDSEIVQTSNEQSQDLLLLGVSESIYEGSLLGRFLDFTSRIINPEKLFHTVTNAESPFATFDRNQQINAKVNAMVGILIDKNFVKARRIIVPILLKNDEFLCAVIQRLIHHSDAQVMVWDFDHILRTHESFREKLRHLEQLVPNHLTIMEEKNLDGDLWAQQDLMLISLPCWHKIVNKKMDWLHLTPSTLLLADRKK
- a CDS encoding GNAT family N-acetyltransferase; its protein translation is MERTEIVLDKNQRGELQLFSDETKAGLMSIAIIDGKLVVYHTEVDEAFEGRGFAKILLEKLVSYARENTMKIVPLCPYVNAQFHRHPDIYDDVWFKKTV
- a CDS encoding Gfo/Idh/MocA family oxidoreductase; translation: MMNRKDFIRTSSILAAASFIGKSQASGLFEQPIRVGVIGVNGMGWSDLNALLKQQGVICTALCDVDENILNKRVKELQERNIKVSSYVDYKKMLSSSDVDAVIIGTPDHWHCLQMIDAVKAGKHVYIEKPIGNSIQECQLMLAAAKKSNAIVQVGQWQRSQQHFKDAIDFVHSGKLGKIRLVKAWSYLGWKNSIPIQPDEPIPAGVHYMDWLGPATKRPFNSNHFHFNFRWFWDYAGGLMTDWGVHMLDYALLGMKVSDPKSVMASGGKFAFPDDAGETPDTMTAVYEFDNFNIQWEHAKGIDLGPYNRNHGVAFIGNNGTLVLNRNGWEVIPEKGRMEAIALRPSVDNGLEKHMANFVDAIRQKNPQLLHAPLEAGAHIAIFSQMGNIAYRTGQKLYWNKEKQHFNDEKANKYLASVYHNGYKYPKV
- a CDS encoding ester cyclase — translated: MNFTILAALLCLLFTGCQQKSLHDKSGEKDQTQLDINKENKRIVLDFYQQMFGDKDLSAVDKYIAPEYIQHNPEVADGAAAFKAAAAKWFEGLPKTTIDVQRIASDGDLVFIHIKNKKPDGSLKSTIDIFRLENGKIVEHWDAQQDVPKESANEHPMF
- a CDS encoding ring-cleaving dioxygenase, which encodes MDNNILGLHHITAIADNAKRNLDFYTGVLGLRLVKKTVNFDDPGTYHFYFGNEQGDPGTILTFFPWEGIGKGTQGAGMATHIGYAVPEGSLGFWKNRLKEHQVAFQEDEIFGEKLISFTDPDGLQIQFIEPSTKDNRSVWTTAEIKDENALKGFHNITLSLKEADPTLRVLTDILGYTVQGQENGRYRLSTDSIETANIVDILADPNLSFGRNAAGTNHHVAFRVKDDNILMDYREKVLSAGLDITPKINRDYFFSLYFREPGGVLFEIATDNPGFTIDEPLESLGTALKLPKQYENHRSEIEASLPKID
- a CDS encoding DEAD/DEAH box helicase; amino-acid sequence: MEFKQLNLISPLLKAISETGYTTPTAIQQKAIPVILSGQDLIGCAQTGTGKTAAFALPLLQRLSEHNGHGKTMPIRALILTPTRELAIQIGENINLYRKHLKLNYCTIFGGVNQDRQVKEIKKGVDILVATPGRLLDLMNQKLVFLDKIEVLILDEADNMLDMGFIHDIKKILAKVPEKRQTLFFSATMPPNIRKFAHGILHKPVEVDVTPVSSTAEKVNQSVYFIEKKEKIKLLTNLLKQFKQDRTIVFSRTKHGADKIVKLLAKNGLRAAAIHGNKSQNARQKALGEFKENRLKILIATDIAARGIDIEQLPMVINYDLPNVPETYVHRIGRTGRAGLEGNAISFCDVEERPYLSDIEKLIGLKIKVNKVGK